The Pseudomonadota bacterium genomic sequence TTTCAAAAATATCAAGATGTTTTTCTATCTATCTTTTAGTGAACGCTCTCAGAAATAATTTCTGGTGGATGCGCTAACCTTAACGTGAAAGTCTATCTTCAAGAGGAGAAAAGCCCCACTCTTCTTCGTCTCTATCTTCGGGATAAAGACGCTGCTTATCGGGAAAAAGTACTTGGAGAGCTCCTTAAAAGGGCCCTTCCTTTACCCGAAGTTTTATATATTGGTGATTATGACAACATACGTTTTGCGATCACAACCTTTATAGAAGGGCGTACCTTGCGAGATCTTTTACTTTCCAATTTACCCTATGATATAGAATCTCTTATGATCCAAGTTGGAAAAGTTCTTGGCAAAATTTCACAGTTTACATTTCCGAAATCCGGAGATTTTGGAAATAATCTGAATGTTAAGCCTCCGTATTTTTCAGAAAAACTTTTAATTAAGCATGTAGAAAAATGTTTGCAAAAGATTGAAATTAATCCGCATCTTTCGATGGAAACGTGCGCTAAAATAAGATTCTATTTTGAATCCTTTGCCTCTCTCCTTCCTAAAAAAAATGAAACACATCTTGTTCACGGAGATTTTGATCCTGCAAATATTTTGGTCAAACAAGTTAATGAGTCCTGGATCATCACAGGCATTTTAGATTGGGAATTTGCTTTCTCAGGGTCATCCTTATGGGACGTTTCCAACATGCTACGGTATGCACATAAAATGTCATCTGAATTTGAAAGTGCCTTCCTAAAAGGTCTTCAAGAAGAAAATGTCTCTCTTCCTCCTCATTGGCGTGAGGCCACTTATCTTCTTACTTTATCTTCTCTTATTGATTTGCTTTCAAGAACTGATCCAGCAACCTCTCCCCTTCAATACCAAGATATTAAGCAATTAATAGAGCTTTACTTGAGATATCTTGATGCTTATACCTTAAAATAAGTATCCAAATACCTCCTTATGCCACAATTCTTTCAAAGGCTTAAAAATCTTCTTCTTTTCTATTTAAGAGAATTCTCCTCTTAAATTTAATCATGTATCTCTAAGAAAGCTGTGAGATACTGCGCTAAGCATTAAGGATGTATAAATGATAGATCTAAAAAACAAAACATATACCATCATGATTGGAACAAGTGATTTTAAAAAGCTTATTACAGAAAGCACATTGTTTGTTGATAAAACACTTTTGATTAAAAGTTTTATAGAAGATGCCATGATGTAATTTTAACCACACGCCCCAGACGGTGGGGAAAAACACTCAATATGATGATGCTTGAATATTTTTTTTCTATTCCTATCAAAGAAGATGGAAATCCGGATGAGAGCGAAATATTCACAAAGCGCGATATCTTCTCTAAAATGAACATAAAAAATGACCATTCGATACTAGAAGACTATTGCGCTAAATACCCTACTCTTTTTTTAAGTTTTAAAGATATAAAAGCAACAAATTTTGAAGATATAAAGGGAAAAGTTACTCGTTTAATCCAAAATCTTTATCTAACCCATATCTATCTTTTACAAAGTTCTAAGCTTAATACTGTCGATAAAACTATCTTTCAAAAATATTTGGATAGATCGCTTGATACAGGAGATCTAGAAGCAAGCATTAAATTTTTAAGCATGTTAATGTTTAAACATTTCAATCAAAAAGTTATTGTTCTTA encodes the following:
- a CDS encoding aminoglycoside phosphotransferase family protein, translated to MKVYLQEEKSPTLLRLYLRDKDAAYREKVLGELLKRALPLPEVLYIGDYDNIRFAITTFIEGRTLRDLLLSNLPYDIESLMIQVGKVLGKISQFTFPKSGDFGNNLNVKPPYFSEKLLIKHVEKCLQKIEINPHLSMETCAKIRFYFESFASLLPKKNETHLVHGDFDPANILVKQVNESWIITGILDWEFAFSGSSLWDVSNMLRYAHKMSSEFESAFLKGLQEENVSLPPHWREATYLLTLSSLIDLLSRTDPATSPLQYQDIKQLIELYLRYLDAYTLK